In Thermogemmatispora onikobensis, the sequence GGATCGGCCTGCCAACGGCCCTGTTGGGCATCCTTGGCGTCGCCCTGGCCACCATCAACCCGGCCAATCCTGATCTGCTGAGCGTCATCACCGGCGCCGCGCCTCCCTGGCTGCTGGTCCCCTTCCTGCTCTTCGTGGTTCTGGGCGAAATCTGGGCCAACTACTTCGACGTCTACACCGCCGGCCTGGTGGCCCTGGCGATGGACATCCCGCTCCGGCGCTGGTGGTCGGCCTTCCTCTGCGGCCTCGTCGGAGCGGTGGGCGTCGGCTGGATCGGCTTTTTCTCCCGCTTCAGCTTCAGCGAGGCCCAGACCTACAGCGAGCTGGTCAACCGCTTCCTCAACGTCTACATCGACTTCCTGCTCCTGACCTACCTGTGGGTGCCGGCCTGGGCCGCCGTGCTCCTCATCGACTTCTTCGTGCTGCGCCGGGGACGCTATGCCGCTGCAGAGCTGACGCGCGGGCGGGCCGGACGCTACTGGTATCGCGGCGGCGTGGCCTGGCGAGCCGTTCTCTCCTGGCTAGTGGGCTTCGCCATTACCATCCCCTTCATCGGCTCGGCGACCTTACCCTGGCTGAGTCAGCCGTGGCAGGGGCCATTAGCCCACCTGTTAGGCGGCATGGACCTGAGCGGCATCATCGGGGCCGTCGTCAGCGGCCTCCTCTACCTCCTGCTGAACCTGCCCCGCCTGCGCCAGCGGCCCGCCGCCAGCGCTGCAGAGATGGCAGCCGCCAGCTAACGGCTCCTATTCCGCAATCTATCCAGCCAGAGCTACAAGGGTTAGCGTTGGGGAGAGATGGAGGCCGCTGGGACGGGCTTTCGGGAATCGAAGGTCCCGTCCCCCCGTTCCAGGCACGCTTGACAGACCAGAGAAAATCTAGCCAGAAGGACCCTCAGCCACCGCGGGCGGCTCCTCTCTCCTCCCTCTCCCGAGAACGTCGAGCGCCGGGAATGGGAAGCACTCAGGGAGCCGGCCAGCAAGACAAGCCGAGAGCTAGCAAGATAGAGACGAGGTCAATCAAGAGAAGAGACGGGTTTCTGACGATGTTGGTGATGGAGATTTATCGCTCGATCCAGGGCGAGGGCAGCCTGATGGGCGTGCCGACAACGTTTGTGCGCTTCTTCGCCTGCAACCTGCGCTGCTCGTGGTGCGATACTAAGTACTCGTGGAGCGTGCGCGAAGGCGGGAGCTGGGAAACGCTCCCTCCCGAGACCGTCGCCGAGCGGGTGAACGCCCTCGGCGCCCGCCATGTGGTCCTCACCGGCGGCGAGCCAACGCTCCAGAAGGAGCTGCTCCAGCTCGTTACCCTGCTGAAAACCCAGGGCCACCACCTGACCGTCGAGACGAACGCCACCATTTTCCCTGCTCTGGCCGTGCCGCTGATCGACCTGTGGAGCCTCTCGCCCAAGCTGCCCAGCGCCGGCAGCGGGGCCAACTACCTGCGCCATCCTGTCATCGAGCAGTTTTTACATAGCCTGCTCCCAGAACAGCAGCAGTGGAAATTTGTGGTGCGCGACGACTACGACGAGCAGGCCCTGCGCGCCTTGCTGGAAGCTCATCCGCTCTTCAAGGAGCGTCATCTGCCCATTATTCTGCAACCGGAGGGCAATGCCGCCTTGCCCGATTACCCCACCGCATTGGCCTGGCTGGCCGAGCGCGTGCGCGACCCCTTCTGGGATCAATACAATGTGCGCGTCCTGCCGCAGCTGCATGTCCTGATCTGGGGACGCCGCCGCCTGGTCTAGCCTCAGGAAGAGAGAGAGAGAGAGGAAGGAAGCCAGGCAGGAAGAAGAGAAGGCCACTGGCAGGCGGCTCAGGGAGCAATGGGCTTTCCCTGCCCTGCTTGCGGCTTCCCTGCTACAGCTAGAAGTGTAGCCGATCTACGTGAAAAGTCAACTTTCATCGGATTTCGCGGAACAAATGGCCCAACTCTCCTAGCATGCACCCGCTGCCCGCCTGGCGTACCCTACCTCACTGCCTATGCCCTGTCGGCTAAGTGCTCTCTTCCTGTCTAGCTGCTCCCTTGACAGCGTTGAGCACGGAAAGCTATATCTCTCATTGAGTGTCTTTCATCTTAAGTAGTCACTCACATCCAAGATAGCCCATAGTTTGCTGAAAATTTTCAGCAGGGGAAATGAGACTGAAAATTTTCAAGCAGGGAACACAGGAAAGTGAGTGTGGTGCCCGTTCCTCCCTCCAGGAGAAACGAGGCCACCTCACTCAACGTGGCCCGCGAGAGAGCGGACCACACAGGCAGTCGTTGCTTTGGCTGTTCAAGGAGGAAAAGCGATGTCTAGCAACCAGCCGGCAAGGAGAGCCGGCAGGCTCCTCGTAAGCGTCCTACTGCTGACGAGCCTCGCCGTCAGCGCCGCGCGCTCTCTCTCGACACACACAGCCTACGCCGCCAGTGCCATTACCGTGAATGGGGCGACGCGCTATCAGACGATCGATGGCTTCGGCTTCTCCGGGGCCTTTGGCCCCGCTCAGGAGCTGGAGCAGTCACCCAGCAGCACCCAACGTCAAATTCTGGATCTGCTCTTCAGCACCAGCAGCGGAGCCGGCTTCTCGATCCTGCGCAACTTGCTGCCCTCGGACCAGGCCCACACTATCGAACCCAATAGCCCCGGGAGTCCAAACGCCACGCCGACCTACGTCTGGGACCACGATAGCTGGGGCCAGGTCTGGCTCTCTAAGCAGGCCCAGAGCTACGGCGTCACGCAGTTCTACGGCGACGCCTGGAGCGCCCCCGGCTTCATGAAGACCAACGGCAATGAGACCAACGGCGGCGCCCTCTGCGGCTCACCGGGCGCGAGCTGCAGTAGCGGCGACTGGCGCCAGGCTTACGCCAACTACTTGCTGCAGTACTACCGCGACTACCTCAGCGATGGCATCCGCCTCACCCAGATCGGCGCCTTCAACGAGCCAAATCTCTCGACCTACTATTCGAGCATGGTCATGAATCCGACCCAGACCGCCGACTTTGTGGCCATCCTGGGGCCAACGCTGCGCGCGGCGGGAGTAACGCCACAGGTCGTCTGCTGCGACGGCGAGGGCTGGGACAGCGCCCAAAGCTACGCCAACGGCATCCTCGCCAATCCAACGGCCAATAGCTACCTCGACCTCTTCTCCAGCCACGGCTATACCGCGCCTCCCACAACGCCGATCACAGGATTGGGCAGCCGCCATGTCTGGCAAACGGAATGGGCCAAGTTCGATGCGGCAGACTATAGCTGGGACGACGGCGGCGATGGCTCCGGCTTCTACTGGGCCCAGCAGATCTACACCGGTCTGACCGCCGCCAACCTGAACGCCTTCTTCTATTGGTGGGGCGTCAACTTCAATGCCAGCGACAATGGCTATCTGATCAATGTGGTCAATGGTACCGTGACGCCAGCCAAGCGCCTCTGGAGCTTCGCCAACTATAGTCGCTTTGTGCGCCCCGGAGCGACGCGCATCGGCGCCACCAGCA encodes:
- a CDS encoding 7-carboxy-7-deazaguanine synthase QueE — its product is MLVMEIYRSIQGEGSLMGVPTTFVRFFACNLRCSWCDTKYSWSVREGGSWETLPPETVAERVNALGARHVVLTGGEPTLQKELLQLVTLLKTQGHHLTVETNATIFPALAVPLIDLWSLSPKLPSAGSGANYLRHPVIEQFLHSLLPEQQQWKFVVRDDYDEQALRALLEAHPLFKERHLPIILQPEGNAALPDYPTALAWLAERVRDPFWDQYNVRVLPQLHVLIWGRRRLV
- a CDS encoding cellulose binding domain-containing protein, which produces MSSNQPARRAGRLLVSVLLLTSLAVSAARSLSTHTAYAASAITVNGATRYQTIDGFGFSGAFGPAQELEQSPSSTQRQILDLLFSTSSGAGFSILRNLLPSDQAHTIEPNSPGSPNATPTYVWDHDSWGQVWLSKQAQSYGVTQFYGDAWSAPGFMKTNGNETNGGALCGSPGASCSSGDWRQAYANYLLQYYRDYLSDGIRLTQIGAFNEPNLSTYYSSMVMNPTQTADFVAILGPTLRAAGVTPQVVCCDGEGWDSAQSYANGILANPTANSYLDLFSSHGYTAPPTTPITGLGSRHVWQTEWAKFDAADYSWDDGGDGSGFYWAQQIYTGLTAANLNAFFYWWGVNFNASDNGYLINVVNGTVTPAKRLWSFANYSRFVRPGATRIGATSSDTTLEVTAFLNANGTLAIVALNTSYSAVPVTLSLQGLTLPTNASAVPYVTDASHNTEAQAPLTVQNNSFSATIAARQLVTYVIAGSSSATPTPAPSPTAGPSPTPSPTATPTATAAPTPTPTPSPTPGAGTSCAIHYVVNSQWPGGFSALIQITNTGPTPINGWQLQFTFPNGQTITQGWNGSFSQSGSTVTVTNLSYNATIPAGTTLGASPGFNGTWNGSNTPPTGFRLNGVNCTTT